A genomic region of Papaver somniferum cultivar HN1 chromosome 7, ASM357369v1, whole genome shotgun sequence contains the following coding sequences:
- the LOC113293336 gene encoding rhodanese-like domain-containing protein 6, translating into MKLCVLAVSKELVTFSSQPLLESPAISNAGRHLSAAEFHSVLHGAGNNLESEGQSGGKPVILLDARNVYETRIGKFETSNVETLDPEIRKYSDLPSWINSHAEQLQGKSVLMYCTGGIRCEMASTYIRSKGHGFENVLQVGIAGAVGYKEASGAGQDEVAAAGGLVGVGCSSV; encoded by the exons ATGAAGCTGTGTGTGCTTGCTGTTAGTAAG GAATTAGTTACGTTTAGCTCGCAACCTCTTTTGGAGTCACCAGCAATATCAAATGCTGGGAGGCATTTGTCAGCAGCTGAGTTTCATTCGGTTCTTCATGGTGCCG GAAATAATTTGGAGAGTGAGGGTCAATCTGGGGGTAAACcagttattttgttagatgcaaGGAATGTATATGAAACAAGAATTGGAAAGTTTGAAACCTCCAATGTAGAAACtcttgatccagaaattaggaaaTATAGTGATCTACCTTCTTGGATCAATAGTCATGCAGAGCAGTTGCAAGGCAAATCCGTTCTCAT GTATTGCACTGGTGGAATAAGATGCGAGATGGCATCAACCTATATTAGATCCAAAGGTCATGGTTTCGAAAACGTCTTACAG GTTGGAATTGCAGGTGCAGTTGGATACAAAGAAGCTAGTGGTGCTGGTCAAGATGAAGTTGCAGCTGCAGGTGGACTGGTTGGCGTGGGATGCAGTAGTGTTTGA